The following are encoded together in the Diachasmimorpha longicaudata isolate KC_UGA_2023 chromosome 3, iyDiaLong2, whole genome shotgun sequence genome:
- the Karybeta3 gene encoding importin-5 — translation MAADPEPFQQLLNTFLSTDNDVRTQAEEAYKNLPIEQKVTCLLNSICNPLLTEEIRGLAAVLLRRLFSSEFMVFYPKIPPEARTELKKQILLSVQNEQSDSIRRKVCEVAAEVARSLIDDDGNNQWPEFLQFLFQCANGPLPALKESALRIFTSVPGVFGNQQASYLDLIKQMLQQSVLDATNYEVRFQAVRAIGAFIILHEKEANIQKHFSELLGPLVQVTAQSVEKQDDEALLKVLIDLAETTPKFLRPQLENIMEMCMKIFSNEEMGDSWRQLALEVIVTLSETAPAMIRKVGGKYIVALVPLVLKMMTDLEDDEEWSVSDEIIEEDNDSNKVIAESALDRLSCGLGGKTMLPQIVQNIPSMLSNTDWKYRHAALMAISAVGEGCHKQMEAILPQIMEGIVQYLQDPHPRVRYAACNAVGQMSTDFAPFFEKKFHDKVIPGLLMVLDDNANPRVQAHAGAALVNFSEDCPKNILTPYLDAIMAKLEGILTAKFQELVEKGTKLVLEQVVTTIASVADTCEEQFLTYYDRLMPCLKYIIQNANQQEHKLLRGKTIECVSLIGLAVGPEKFITDASEVMDMLLTTHSEGELPDDDPQISYLISAWARLCKILGKQFEQYLPIVMGPVLRAAAMKPEVALLDNEDMEGVEGDVDWQFVSLGEQQNFGIKTAGLEDKASACEMLVCYARELKEGFADYAEEVVRLMVPMLKFYFYDGVRTAAAESLPCLLECAKIKGTQYLEGMWAYICPELLKAIDTEPESEVLMELLFSQANCIDTLGPGCLNAAQMAELLRILDKLLNEHFEKAVARLEKRKDEDYDEVVEEQLADEDYVDVYTLNKIADILHALFTTHKETFFPFFDQICGHFVKLLAPERAWSDHQWALCVFDDVIEYGGPACAKYQEFFLRPMLQYLTDKSGEVRQAAAYGCGVLGQHAGEGFASACAEALPRLIEVINEPDSRTPEKLNATENAISAVTKILKYNSTAINVDEVLPHWLSWLPVVEDEDEAPHVYGYLCDLIEANHPIVLGPTNANLPKLISFFAEALFRDAVPSDNPVIHRIIGIVRQIQSNDSMFQACIAALNSDQQQALHNALSSHPAN, via the exons ATGGCGGCAGACCCCGAACCATTTCAACAGCTTTTGAACACATTTTTAAGCACCGACAACGACGTCCGCACTCAAGCTGAG GAGGCGTACAAGAATTTACCGATTGAGCAGAAAGTAACATGCCTACTCAATTCAATATGCAATCCACTACTGACAGAGGAAATACGAGGATTGGCGGCTGTATTGCTCCGGAGATTATTTTCTTCAGAATTTATGGTTTTTTACCCGAAG ATTCCACCGGAggcccgaacagagctcaagAAGCAGATTCTATTGTCAGTACAGAATGAACAATCAGACTCAATCAGACGTAAAGTTTGTGAAGTTGCTGCTGAAGTAGCAAGAAGTTTAATCGACGATGATGGCAATAATCAATGGCCGGAGTTTCTCCAGTTCCTATTTCAGTGCGCTAATGGCCCATTGCCAGCACTCAAAGAGAGTGCTCTCCGTATATTTAC ATCTGTACCAGGAGTGTTTGGAAATCAACAGGCCAGTTATTTAGATCTCATCAAGCAAATGTTGCAGCAGTCTGTTCTCGATGCTACCAATTACGAG GTGCGATTTCAAGCAGTGAGAGCAATAGGAGCCTTCATAATTCTCCACGAGAAGGAGGCAAACATTCAAAAACACTTTTCCGAGCTACTGGGACCGCTTGTCCAAGTTACTGCCCAATCAGTAGAAAAACAGGATGACGAAGCCCTTCTGAAGGTCCTCATAGACTTGGCCGAGACAACCCCAAAATTCCTTCGACCCCAATTAGAAAATATAATGGAAATGTGTATGAAGATATTTTCAAACGAGGAAATGGGCGATTCCTGGAGGCAATTGGCCCTCGAAGTTATCGTTACCCTATCAGAAACAGCACCAGCAATGATACGAAAGGTCGGTGGCAAGTACATCGTCGCTCTTGTACCACTTGTCCTTAAAATGATGACCGATCTTGAGGACGATGAGGAGTGGAGTGTCTCAGATGAAATCATTGAGGAGGATAATGACAGTAATAAAGTGATTGCTGAGAGTGCATTGGATAGATTATCGTGTGGGCTTGGGGGGAAGACAATGCTGCCACAAATTGTACAAAATATTCCAAGCATGTTGAGTAATACTGATTGGAAGTACAGGCACGCTGCGCTCATGGCCATTTCCGCTGTTGGTGAGGGATGCCATAAACAGATGGAAGCTATTCTTCCACAGATCATGGAGGGAATCGTTCAATATTTACAAGATCCG CACCCAAGAGTACGCTATGCCGCGTGCAATGCCGTGGGACAAATGTCAACTGACTTTGCCcccttttttgagaaaaaattccatgaCAAAGTCATACCTGGACTACTCATGGTATTGGATGACAATGCAAATCCTAGGGTGCAGGCTCATGCTGGTGCTGCACTGGTTAATTTCAGCGAGGACTGCCCGAAGAATATTCTGACGCCTTATTTGGATGCCATTATGGCTAAACTCGAAGGAATTCTCACTGCTAAATTCCAGGAATTGGTTGAGAAAGGCACTAAATTAGTGCTTGAACAGGTTGTTACTACTATCGCTTCAGTAGCTGATACCTGTGAAGAACAATTTTTAACGTACTACGATAGACTAATGCCGTGTCTAAAGTACATAATTCAAAATGCAAATCAGCAGGAGCATAAATTACTCCGAGGAAAGACGATCGAGTGTGTAAGTTTGATTGGTCTTGCTGTGGGTCCTGAGAAATTCATTACTGATGCGAGTGAGGTAATGGACATGTTGTTGACGACACACTCAGAGGGTGAACTTCCAGACGACGATCCACAGATAAGTTACCTCATTTCTGCCTGGGCTCGTCTCTgtaaaattttgggaaaacaATTTGAGCAATATTTGCCAATTGTCATGGGTCCTGTTCTTCGTGCTGCTGCCATGAAGCCGGAAGTTGCTTTACTGGACAACGAAGATATGGAGGGAGTTGAGGGAGATGTAGACTGGCAATTTGTTTCTCTTGGAGAGCAAcaaaattttggaataaaaaCAGCTGGACTGGAGGACAAAGCTTCGGCATGTGAAATGCTGGTGTGTTATGCACGAGAACTGAAGGAGGGATTTGCTGATTATGCGGAGGAAGTTGTGAGGCTCATGGTGCCTATGttgaagttttatttttatgatggtGTGAGGACTGCAGCCGCCGAGAGTCTCCCTTGTTTGCTCGAGTGTGCAAAAATTAAAG GAACTCAATATTTAGAAGGTATGTGGGCATACATATGCCCAGAACTCCTCAAAGCCATCGACACAGAACCTGAATCTGAAGTGCTCATGGAGCTCCTCTTCTCCCAAGCAAATTGCATCGATACGCTCGGTCCGGGTTGTCTAAACGCCGCTCAAATGGCTGAGCTTCTTCGAATCTTGGACAAACTTCTCAACGAGCACTTCGAGAAGGCAGTAGCCCGATTAGAAAAACGAAAGGATGAGGACTACGACGAAGTCGTAGAAGAACAATTGGCCGATGAGGACTACGTGGACGTCTACACGCTTAACAAGATAGCTGACATTCTCCATGCCCTCTTCACCACCCACAAAGAAACCTTTTTCCCCTTCTTCGATCAGATTTGTGGCCATTTTGTAAAGCTCTTGGCACCAGAGAGAGCATGGTCAGATCATCAGTGGGCACTCTGTGTTTTCGACGATGTGATAGAGTACGGTGGACCAGCTTGTGCCAAATATCAAGAGTTTTTCCTCAGACCAATGCTCCAATACTTGACAGACAAATCTGGAGAAGTGAGGCAAGCAGCTGCTTATGGCTGTGGTGTACTTGGACAACATGCTGGTGAGGGATTTGCATCAGCATGTGCTGAGGCACTTCCAAGGCTCATTGAAGTTATCAATGAACCTGATTCACGCACCCCAGAGAAACTCAATGCCACTGAGAATGCCATATCAGCTGTAACAAAAATCCTCAAATACAACAGTACAGCTATCAATGTCGATGAGGTACTTCCACACTGGTTATCATGGCTACCAGTTGTTGAGGATGAGGATGAGGCACCTCATGTTTATGGATATCTTTGTGATCTTATAGAGGCTAATCATCCCATTGTTCTAGGCCCAACTAATGCTAATTTACCGAAACTCATTAGCTTCTTTGCTGAAGCATTGTTCAGAGACGCTGTGCCAAGTGATAATCCAGTGATTCACAGGATCATTGGTATCGTCAGGCAAATACAGAGCAATGATTCCATGTTTCAAGCATGTATTGCTGCTTTAAACAGTGATCAACAGCAGGCACTACATAACGCACTCAGTTCACATCCAGCAAATTAG